A single Cucumis melo cultivar AY chromosome 4, USDA_Cmelo_AY_1.0, whole genome shotgun sequence DNA region contains:
- the LOC103500289 gene encoding cinnamoyl-CoA reductase 1-like isoform X1, with translation MRERESEFTLSLKVDTSAVSGQIVCVTGAGGFIASWLVKLLLEKGYMVRGTVRNPDDQKNAHLRNLQGAKERLYLFSADLLDFESLQAAIMGCHGVFHTASPVTDDPDKVEQAIIGTKNVMTAAAEANIRRVVFTSSIGTVYMNPNRSPDTVVDESCWSDLEFCKNTKNWYCYAKTKAEQAAWEVAKERGIDLVVVNPMLVLGPMLQEGVNASVVHIMKYLTGSAKTYVNAVQGYVDVKDVAKAHLLVYETPSASGRYICVESMLHRGELVEILANFFPQYPLPTKCSDEVNPRKKPYKYTVEKLKSLGMEFAPIKQCIYETVKSLQEKGHLPLPSQLQH, from the exons atgagagagagagaaagtgaGTTCACACTTTCGTTGAAGGTAG ATACCTCTGCAGTTTCCGGCCAAATTGTGTGTGTCACCGGAGCCGGAGGTTTCATTGCTTCCTGGCTTGTAAAGCTTCTTCTTGAAAAGGGATACATGGTTAGAGGAACTGTTAGAAACCCAGATGACCAAAAGAATGCTCATTTGAGAAACTTACAAGGAGCCAAAGAGAGGCTTTATTTGTTTAGTGCTGATCTTCTTGATTTTGAAAGCCTTCAAGCAGCCATCATGGGTTGTCATGGCGTTTTCCACACCGCATCTCCGGTCACCGATGATCCT GACAAGGTGGAACAAGCCATAATCGGAACAAAGAACGTCATGACCGCCGCTGCTGAAGCAAACATTCGACGAGTTGTGTTCACGTCGTCGATTGGCACTGTCTACATGAACCCAAACAGAAGCCCGGACACGGTGGTGGACGAGTCTTGTTGGAGTGACCTTGAGTTTTGCAAGAACACAAAG AATTGGTATTGTTATGCAAAGACAAAGGCAGAACAAGCAGCATGGGAAGTGGCGAAAGAAAGAGGAATTGATCTTGTGGTGGTGAACCCAATGTTGGTATTGGGACCAATGTTGCAAGAAGGAGTGAATGCAAGTGTTGTTCATATAATGAAATATTTGACAGGATCAGCAAAGACATATGTGAATGCAGTACAAGGTTATGTTGATGTTAAGGATGTTGCTAAAGCTCATCTTTTGGTCTATGAAACTCCCTCAGCCTCAGGAAGATATATTTGCGTTGAGAGTATGCTTCATCGTGGTGAATTGGTTGAAATTCTTGCCAATTTCTTCCCTCAATATCCGCTTCCCACCAA GTGTTCAGATGAAGTAAACCCAAGGAAGAAACCTTACAAATACACAGTTGAGAAGCTAAAGTCATTGGGAATGGAATTCGCACCAATCAAACAATGCATTTATGAAACCGTGAAGAGCCTACAAGAAAAGGGTCATCTTCCACTTCCTTCCCAACTCCAACATTAA
- the LOC103500291 gene encoding uncharacterized protein LOC103500291 isoform X2 has product MPVDSPLIPTNTTSAATSALTTTTTTTTVTPISFTLTAAATAPTTAAAATAAIARPLANQAPSRPISSIPQTHHLHYPSQALYQPQSIPVRTPNTQLPKLHQDASQAILYPVASSGRGFVPRPIRPLPVDQAVTLANPGGYPHRPLVTFPHRPIGSPHLDSMSHPMHMTRPPNLQQQLIPFSGSSISGSIKGAPNSSDPKAFPPSTICESNGCKEMRVRDDTLCVVRDRKPQYGSFLRSLPRPLPIAVAGAAPSQKKEVVKEEVDEEDKDEGSIEHLSTQELLKRHVRRAKKVRSRLREERLQRIERYKTRLALLLPPPIEQLRTDNVTGS; this is encoded by the exons ATGCCCGTCGACTCTCCCCTCATCCCCACCAACACCACCTCCGCCGCCACCTCCGCCCttaccaccaccaccaccactacCACCGTCACTCCTATTTCCTTCACTCTAACTGCAGCTGCTACCGCCCCCACTACCGCCGCCGCTGCCACTGCCGCCATTGCTCGTCCGCTTGCGAATCAAGCACCATCCAGACCCATTTCTTCAATTCCTCAAACCCACCATCTCCATTACCCTTCTCAAGCCCTCTACCAGCCTCAGTCCATCCCCGTTCGAACTCCCAACACCCAATTGCCCAAGCTTCATCAGGATGCATCTCAGGCAATTCTTTACCCTGTCGCCTCCTCTGGCCGCGGCTTCGTTCCTCGCCCCATTCGTCCTCTTCCCGTCGATCAGGCCGTCACCCTAGCTAACCCTGGCGGCTACCCACATCGCCCCCTTGTCACTTTCCCCCATCGCCCGATTGGGTCGCCTCATTTGGACTCCATGAGCCATCCAATGCATATGACTCGACCTCCCAATTTGCAGCAGCAGCTTATTCCCTTTTCTGGGTCTTCCATTTCGGGCTCGATTAAAGGTGCCCCCAATTCCTCTGATCCAAAG GCTTTTCCTCCATCAACAATCTGCGAGTCCAATGGGTGTAAAGAAATGAG AGTTAGAGACGACACTCTTTGTGTGGTTAGAGATCGAAAA CCACAATATGGAAGCTTTTTGAGGTCACTTCCGAGACCACTGCCCATCGCCGTGGCTGGTGCTGCTCCATCACAGAAAAAGGAAGTTGtcaaagaagaagttgatgAGGAAGATAAG GATGAGGGATCCATTGAGCACTTGTCAACGCAAGAGTTATTAAAAAGACATGTTAGACGCGCAAAGAAAGTCCGATCACG ATTGAGAGAAGAACGGTTGCAACGCATTGAGAGATACAAAACGAGGCTCGCTCTTCTCCTCCCTCCTCCAATTGAGCAGTTGAGGACAGATAACGTTACTGGAAGCTGA
- the LOC103500294 gene encoding protein N-terminal asparagine amidohydrolase isoform X2: MIFVDGAPFTLQSSSSNKFVGTDEATTCVGIAIRNRKNGMTSVAHMDFPDIINIALSQMLSLVVDPTADAELDVHLVGGFEDVLLKENNNITRTGDRKKMEGYSLPLCNKIIRSLWTRPEKFHLQTLCILLHNTRRDSHGNSYPIFNGFAVKTSDGSVFPASFDSTSRCPDEVVRRIRLSSSCEDPSWEGRLLETYETQTDQFKIEPCRWTPWKQHMALSLQRLSDSEILQSCSTSPSVEGPDFVENSRRQWAYLVEHPDWRETFPKKKARIFRRAANGKWERSFN; the protein is encoded by the exons ATGATTTTCGTCGATGGCGCACCCTTCACCCTCCAATCATCTTCgtcaaataag TTTGTTGGCACTGATGAAGCAACAACTTGTGTGGGCATAGCTATTCGGAATCGAAAAAATGGAAT GACATCTGTTGCACATATGGATTTCCCAGACATCATCAATATTGCCCTCTCACAGATGTTATCCCTAGTTGTCGATCCCACTGCTGATGCTGAGTTAGAT GTTCATTTAGTTGGAGGTTTTGAAGATGTTCTACTCAAA gaaaataataatattactcggACAGGAGATCGTAAAAAGATGGAGGGCTATTCGTTACCGCTGTGTAATAAAATTATAAGGAGTTTGTGGACAAGACCCGAGAAATTTCATCTTCAGACTCTTTGTATTCTTCTGCATAACACTCGGAGAGACTCTCACGGAAATTCTTACCCTATCTTTAATGGATTCGCG GTGAAAACATCTGACGGATCTGTGTTCCCCGCTAGCTTTGATAGTACTTCAAGATGCCCAGATGAAGTTGTTCGGAGAATTCGACTGTCTTCATCATGTGAAGATCCAAGTTGGGAGGGCAGACTGTTGGAGACATACGAAACTCAAACTGATCAGTTCAAAATTGAACCATGCCGCTG GACGCCATGGAAACAACACATGGCCCTGTCTCTACAACGCCTTTCCGACTCTGAAATCCTCCAGTCGTGTTCTACTTCTCCTTCTGTAGAAGGACCAGACTTCGTGGAGAATTCTAGAAG GCAGTGGGCTTATTTAGTGGAACACCCAGATTGGAGGGAGACCTTCCCAAAGAAGAAGGCAAGAATTTTTAGAAGGGCTGCTAATGGAAAATGGGAAAGGAGCTTTAACTGA
- the LOC103500291 gene encoding uncharacterized protein LOC103500291 isoform X3 — protein sequence MPVDSPLIPTNTTSAATSALTTTTTTTTVTPISFTLTAAATAPTTAAAATAAIARPLANQAPSRPISSIPQTHHLHYPSQALYQPQSIPVRTPNTQLPKLHQDASQAILYPVASSGRGFVPRPIRPLPVDQAVTLANPGGYPHRPLVTFPHRPIGSPHLDSMSHPMHMTRPPNLQQQLIPFSGSSISGSIKGAPNSSDPKAFPPSTICESNGCKEMRVRDDTLCVVRDRKVRITDGASLYALCRSWLRNGSQEESQPQYGSFLRSLPRPLPIAVAGAAPSQKKEVVKEEVDEEDKIERRTVATH from the exons ATGCCCGTCGACTCTCCCCTCATCCCCACCAACACCACCTCCGCCGCCACCTCCGCCCttaccaccaccaccaccactacCACCGTCACTCCTATTTCCTTCACTCTAACTGCAGCTGCTACCGCCCCCACTACCGCCGCCGCTGCCACTGCCGCCATTGCTCGTCCGCTTGCGAATCAAGCACCATCCAGACCCATTTCTTCAATTCCTCAAACCCACCATCTCCATTACCCTTCTCAAGCCCTCTACCAGCCTCAGTCCATCCCCGTTCGAACTCCCAACACCCAATTGCCCAAGCTTCATCAGGATGCATCTCAGGCAATTCTTTACCCTGTCGCCTCCTCTGGCCGCGGCTTCGTTCCTCGCCCCATTCGTCCTCTTCCCGTCGATCAGGCCGTCACCCTAGCTAACCCTGGCGGCTACCCACATCGCCCCCTTGTCACTTTCCCCCATCGCCCGATTGGGTCGCCTCATTTGGACTCCATGAGCCATCCAATGCATATGACTCGACCTCCCAATTTGCAGCAGCAGCTTATTCCCTTTTCTGGGTCTTCCATTTCGGGCTCGATTAAAGGTGCCCCCAATTCCTCTGATCCAAAG GCTTTTCCTCCATCAACAATCTGCGAGTCCAATGGGTGTAAAGAAATGAG AGTTAGAGACGACACTCTTTGTGTGGTTAGAGATCGAAAA GTTCGGATAACTGATGGGGCTTCTCTTTATGCGCTTTGTCGATCATGGTTGAGGAATGGTTCTCAAGAAGAAAGCCAG CCACAATATGGAAGCTTTTTGAGGTCACTTCCGAGACCACTGCCCATCGCCGTGGCTGGTGCTGCTCCATCACAGAAAAAGGAAGTTGtcaaagaagaagttgatgAGGAAGATAAG ATTGAGAGAAGAACGGTTGCAACGCATTGA
- the LOC103500293 gene encoding myb family transcription factor PHL5-like isoform X2, which translates to MKLMMNEYNEFCPLSYLDSPFHDFYVFEGCRTFSEVDSSFAPSNINDHQHHFHISSSSFHSPNPQAAQHQSSCSQEFDGEHCSWSCEELRPNHNKKLKSSMVSKTRIKWTEQLHQKFINCVDQLGGAQKATPKQLLHLMKTKGLTLIHIKSHLQKYRISQQIQELSKGKSERQINKKEPMHGSQNIGKQLMEAVTQLLHAQSSLNEQLEVQKKLISAIEEQMKQLRGVLKLRRKTIVFRKD; encoded by the exons ATGAAGTTGATGATGAATGAGTACAATGAGTTTTGTCCACTCTCCTATTTGGATTCCCCATTTCATGATTTTTATGTCTTTGAAGGATGTCGAACTTTTTCAGAGGTTGATTCTTCATTTGCACCCTCCAACATTAATGATCATCAGCATCACTTTCATATCTcgtcttcttcttttcattcaCCAAATCCTCAAGCAGCTCAACATCAATCAAGCTGTTCCCAAGAGTTTGATGGTGAGCATTGTTCTTGGTCATGTGAGGAGTTGAGGCCAAATCACAACAAAAAG TTAAAATCGAGTATGGTTTCTAAGACACGAATTAAATGGACAGAACAACTTCACCAAAAGTTCATCAATTGCGTCGATCAGCTCGGAGGCGCACAAA AAGCCACACCAAAGCAACTCCTTCACTTAATGAAAACTAAAGGATTGACTCTCATCCATATAAAAAGCCACTTACAG aAATATCGAATTTCCCAGCAGATTCAAGAACTTTCAAAAG GAAAATCTGAGAGACAAATTAACAAGAAAGAACCGATGCATGGTAGCCAGAACAT AGGGAAGCAGCTGATGGAAGCAGTGACACAACTTCTTCATGCTCAAAGTAGTTTGAATGAACAATTGGAG GTTCAGAAGAAATTGATCTCAGCCATTGAAGAACAAATGAAGCAACTGAGAGGAGTTTTAAAACTAAGAAGGAAAACTATTGTATTTAGAAAAGACtaa
- the LOC103500294 gene encoding protein N-terminal asparagine amidohydrolase isoform X1, which produces MIFVDGAPFTLQSSSSNKGADVLYALMECPYLVDATNLFKGTPEIRFTVSEESGVERSTMSKWVYVFQKEYATVDPALVDFVGTDEATTCVGIAIRNRKNGMTSVAHMDFPDIINIALSQMLSLVVDPTADAELDVHLVGGFEDVLLKENNNITRTGDRKKMEGYSLPLCNKIIRSLWTRPEKFHLQTLCILLHNTRRDSHGNSYPIFNGFAVKTSDGSVFPASFDSTSRCPDEVVRRIRLSSSCEDPSWEGRLLETYETQTDQFKIEPCRWTPWKQHMALSLQRLSDSEILQSCSTSPSVEGPDFVENSRRQWAYLVEHPDWRETFPKKKARIFRRAANGKWERSFN; this is translated from the exons ATGATTTTCGTCGATGGCGCACCCTTCACCCTCCAATCATCTTCgtcaaataag GGCGCTGATGTCTTGTATGCTTTAATGGAGTGCCCTTATCTTGTTGATGCGACAAATTTGTTCAAGGGTACTCCTGAGATAAGGTTCACAGTTTCTGAAGAGTCTGGTGTCGAGAGATCAACTATGAGTAAATGGGTTTATGTATTTCAGAAAGAATATGCCACTGTAGATCCTGCATTAGTGGAT TTTGTTGGCACTGATGAAGCAACAACTTGTGTGGGCATAGCTATTCGGAATCGAAAAAATGGAAT GACATCTGTTGCACATATGGATTTCCCAGACATCATCAATATTGCCCTCTCACAGATGTTATCCCTAGTTGTCGATCCCACTGCTGATGCTGAGTTAGAT GTTCATTTAGTTGGAGGTTTTGAAGATGTTCTACTCAAA gaaaataataatattactcggACAGGAGATCGTAAAAAGATGGAGGGCTATTCGTTACCGCTGTGTAATAAAATTATAAGGAGTTTGTGGACAAGACCCGAGAAATTTCATCTTCAGACTCTTTGTATTCTTCTGCATAACACTCGGAGAGACTCTCACGGAAATTCTTACCCTATCTTTAATGGATTCGCG GTGAAAACATCTGACGGATCTGTGTTCCCCGCTAGCTTTGATAGTACTTCAAGATGCCCAGATGAAGTTGTTCGGAGAATTCGACTGTCTTCATCATGTGAAGATCCAAGTTGGGAGGGCAGACTGTTGGAGACATACGAAACTCAAACTGATCAGTTCAAAATTGAACCATGCCGCTG GACGCCATGGAAACAACACATGGCCCTGTCTCTACAACGCCTTTCCGACTCTGAAATCCTCCAGTCGTGTTCTACTTCTCCTTCTGTAGAAGGACCAGACTTCGTGGAGAATTCTAGAAG GCAGTGGGCTTATTTAGTGGAACACCCAGATTGGAGGGAGACCTTCCCAAAGAAGAAGGCAAGAATTTTTAGAAGGGCTGCTAATGGAAAATGGGAAAGGAGCTTTAACTGA
- the LOC103500293 gene encoding myb family transcription factor PHL5-like isoform X1 — protein MKLMMNEYNEFCPLSYLDSPFHDFYVFEGCRTFSEVDSSFAPSNINDHQHHFHISSSSFHSPNPQAAQHQSSCSQEFDGEHCSWSCEELRPNHNKKLKSSMVSKTRIKWTEQLHQKFINCVDQLGGAQKATPKQLLHLMKTKGLTLIHIKSHLQKYRISQQIQELSKAGKSERQINKKEPMHGSQNIGKQLMEAVTQLLHAQSSLNEQLEVQKKLISAIEEQMKQLRGVLKLRRKTIVFRKD, from the exons ATGAAGTTGATGATGAATGAGTACAATGAGTTTTGTCCACTCTCCTATTTGGATTCCCCATTTCATGATTTTTATGTCTTTGAAGGATGTCGAACTTTTTCAGAGGTTGATTCTTCATTTGCACCCTCCAACATTAATGATCATCAGCATCACTTTCATATCTcgtcttcttcttttcattcaCCAAATCCTCAAGCAGCTCAACATCAATCAAGCTGTTCCCAAGAGTTTGATGGTGAGCATTGTTCTTGGTCATGTGAGGAGTTGAGGCCAAATCACAACAAAAAG TTAAAATCGAGTATGGTTTCTAAGACACGAATTAAATGGACAGAACAACTTCACCAAAAGTTCATCAATTGCGTCGATCAGCTCGGAGGCGCACAAA AAGCCACACCAAAGCAACTCCTTCACTTAATGAAAACTAAAGGATTGACTCTCATCCATATAAAAAGCCACTTACAG aAATATCGAATTTCCCAGCAGATTCAAGAACTTTCAAAAG CAGGAAAATCTGAGAGACAAATTAACAAGAAAGAACCGATGCATGGTAGCCAGAACAT AGGGAAGCAGCTGATGGAAGCAGTGACACAACTTCTTCATGCTCAAAGTAGTTTGAATGAACAATTGGAG GTTCAGAAGAAATTGATCTCAGCCATTGAAGAACAAATGAAGCAACTGAGAGGAGTTTTAAAACTAAGAAGGAAAACTATTGTATTTAGAAAAGACtaa
- the LOC103500291 gene encoding uncharacterized protein LOC103500291 isoform X1, with amino-acid sequence MPVDSPLIPTNTTSAATSALTTTTTTTTVTPISFTLTAAATAPTTAAAATAAIARPLANQAPSRPISSIPQTHHLHYPSQALYQPQSIPVRTPNTQLPKLHQDASQAILYPVASSGRGFVPRPIRPLPVDQAVTLANPGGYPHRPLVTFPHRPIGSPHLDSMSHPMHMTRPPNLQQQLIPFSGSSISGSIKGAPNSSDPKAFPPSTICESNGCKEMRVRDDTLCVVRDRKVRITDGASLYALCRSWLRNGSQEESQPQYGSFLRSLPRPLPIAVAGAAPSQKKEVVKEEVDEEDKDEGSIEHLSTQELLKRHVRRAKKVRSRLREERLQRIERYKTRLALLLPPPIEQLRTDNVTGS; translated from the exons ATGCCCGTCGACTCTCCCCTCATCCCCACCAACACCACCTCCGCCGCCACCTCCGCCCttaccaccaccaccaccactacCACCGTCACTCCTATTTCCTTCACTCTAACTGCAGCTGCTACCGCCCCCACTACCGCCGCCGCTGCCACTGCCGCCATTGCTCGTCCGCTTGCGAATCAAGCACCATCCAGACCCATTTCTTCAATTCCTCAAACCCACCATCTCCATTACCCTTCTCAAGCCCTCTACCAGCCTCAGTCCATCCCCGTTCGAACTCCCAACACCCAATTGCCCAAGCTTCATCAGGATGCATCTCAGGCAATTCTTTACCCTGTCGCCTCCTCTGGCCGCGGCTTCGTTCCTCGCCCCATTCGTCCTCTTCCCGTCGATCAGGCCGTCACCCTAGCTAACCCTGGCGGCTACCCACATCGCCCCCTTGTCACTTTCCCCCATCGCCCGATTGGGTCGCCTCATTTGGACTCCATGAGCCATCCAATGCATATGACTCGACCTCCCAATTTGCAGCAGCAGCTTATTCCCTTTTCTGGGTCTTCCATTTCGGGCTCGATTAAAGGTGCCCCCAATTCCTCTGATCCAAAG GCTTTTCCTCCATCAACAATCTGCGAGTCCAATGGGTGTAAAGAAATGAG AGTTAGAGACGACACTCTTTGTGTGGTTAGAGATCGAAAA GTTCGGATAACTGATGGGGCTTCTCTTTATGCGCTTTGTCGATCATGGTTGAGGAATGGTTCTCAAGAAGAAAGCCAG CCACAATATGGAAGCTTTTTGAGGTCACTTCCGAGACCACTGCCCATCGCCGTGGCTGGTGCTGCTCCATCACAGAAAAAGGAAGTTGtcaaagaagaagttgatgAGGAAGATAAG GATGAGGGATCCATTGAGCACTTGTCAACGCAAGAGTTATTAAAAAGACATGTTAGACGCGCAAAGAAAGTCCGATCACG ATTGAGAGAAGAACGGTTGCAACGCATTGAGAGATACAAAACGAGGCTCGCTCTTCTCCTCCCTCCTCCAATTGAGCAGTTGAGGACAGATAACGTTACTGGAAGCTGA
- the LOC103500380 gene encoding uncharacterized protein LOC103500380 translates to MKASIIFREDQNLTFTAKIPLCFFGLPFRSAIYLPDSDNLSFTFATFFRSGPSFNLSYRPNHALNPFSLALKAGIGLFGSPIDSPMTFAAEFNLPGNQPPRFFLHFRPQLGDFTLRRSVQSGIAIFNFPYRNLISQVDDDASALSRGKSIDGPETPDLGLGNPVLSSQRTDCSEVFNRVDDVFSTMEINARSTFKVGDSTAVKFRWSMWFPTSMKKDEFTAKAPLSKMPYLALGKIKIERAAASEGERESNGAGGAGEFSGMKKHLEDLWKESRWLKKNVEQLQSEIGEQKAGPTTPPVETRKKKGG, encoded by the coding sequence ATGAAAGCTTCCATCATCTTCCGTGAagatcaaaaccttactttcaCAGCCAAAATCCCTCTTTGTTTCTTCGGTTTACCCTTCCGCTCCGCCATTTATCTTCCAGATTCCGACAATCTCTCCTTCACCTTCGCCACTTTCTTCCGATCCGGCCCTTCCTTCAACCTCTCTTACCGTCCCAATCATGCTCTCAACCCCTTCTCTCTCGCCCTCAAGGCCGGAATCGGACTCTTCGGTTCACCCATTGACTCTCCCATGACTTTCGCCGCCGAATTCAACCTTCCAGGTAATCAACCCCCTCGCTTCTTCCTTCACTTCAGACCTCAACTCGGCGATTTCACTCTCCGTAGATCTGTCCAATCGGGCATTGCGATTTTCAATTTTCCCTACCGAAACTTGATTTCGCAAGTCGATGATGATGCTTCTGCTTTGAGTAGAGGTAAATCCATCGATGGCCCCGAAACTCCTGACCTAGGGCTTGGAAATCCGGTCTTATCCAGTCAGAGAACCGATTGCTCTGAGGTATTCAATCGTGTCGATGATGTGTTCTCGACTATGGAGATTAATGCGAGATCGACGTTCAAGGTTGGAGACTCAACGGCGGTGAAATTCCGATGGAGCATGTGGTTTCCGACGAGCATGAAGAAGGATGAGTTCACGGCTAAGGCTCCACTCTCCAAAATGCCATATCTAGCATTAGGAAAGATCAAAATCGAACGCGCAGCTGCAAGTGAGGGCGAACGAGAAAGCAATGGGGCCGGTGGAGCAGGAGAGTTTTCAGGTATGAAGAAGCATTTGGAGGATTTATGGAAAGAAAGCCGATGGTTGAAGAAGAATGTAGAGCAACTTCAGTCGGAGATCGGTGAACAGAAGGCTGGACCGACGACTCCGCCGGTTGAaacaaggaagaagaaaggaggTTGA
- the LOC103500292 gene encoding uncharacterized protein LOC103500292 — protein MWRFKPFMHKEPSGLEGRSIDVGNLKIHVRNVIAEGGFSCVYLAKDAVHISKQYALKHIICNDEESLELVMKEVSVMKSLRGHPNVVTLYAHTIIDMGRTKEALLAMEFCEKSLVNVLESRGAGYFDENQVLLIFRDICNAVFAMHCHSPPIAHRDLKAENLLLGSDGLWKLCDFGSTSTNHKRFEKPEEMGIEEDNIRKYTTPAYRAPEMWDLFRRELINEKVDIWALGCLLFRICYFKSAFDGESKLQILNGNYRIPELPKYSSSVTDLIRDMLQASPNDRPDITQVWFRANNLLPAGSQKSLPDQPPDMPSTDKHEGTSNPVNKLSPMPRRSPPPPPSVKSSSQATSHMSKPAGGGGGGGPLGAFWSTQHASDTVNEDTNRIRFDEESTSRSTSKHDRNSPNNHSTHKNANPGDVNQRGNKTVTDGGSFRDFELSFFQNEMEKTESANFQDKAFNNFVAEFDTVKVSSDVTNNKPGKEVALEAEVEKLKEQLKQANVEKSEITSKFEKLSAICRSQRQEIQELKQALAARSPSPNKLEMKNHNSREAQPSAMPRLQKADVTTPSPDAKAWQAFAEESPNQQSVTPEKGVKSMRTRSLQKKQASPENTGFESWGFGAESFSAVSAGSSNKSGLTGERNSSQRTGGGEPKSNEVSSQPAGWAGF, from the exons ATGTGGAGGTTCAAGCCTTTCATGCACAAAGAACCATCTGGTCTTGAGGGTCGCTCAATCGATGTTGGCAACCTCAAGATTCATGTAAGAAATGTTATTGCTGAAGGAGGATTCTCTTGTGTATACTTAGCCAAGGATGCTGTACACATTTCAAAGCAGTATGCCTTGAAGCACATTATATGCAATGATGAGGAATCTCTTGAATTGGTGATGAAGGAGGTTTCTGTTATGAAATCACTCCGAGGCCACCCAAATGTTGTTACGCTTTATGCTCATACTATCATAGATATGGGACGCACCAAGGAAGCTCTACTTGCGATGGAATTTTGTGAGAAGTCTTTGGTCAATGTCCTGGAGAGTAGAGGAGCTGGATACTTTGATGAAAATCAAGTTCTCTTAATTTTCAGAGACATTTGTAATGCTGTATTTGCAATGCATTGTCATTCCCCACCAATTGCTCACAG AGATTTGAAAGCTGAAAATCTTTTGTTAGGCTCAGATGGCCTCTGGAAGTTATGTGATTTTGGAAGCACTTCTACAAATCACAAGCGTTTTGAGAAGCCTGAGGAAATGGGAATTGAAGAAGATAACATCAGGAAGTACACTACTCCTGCCTATAGAGCTCCTGAG ATGTGGGATCTATTCCGGAGAGAACTTATAAATGAGAAAGTTGACATATGG GCTCTTGGTTGTCTCCTTTTCCGCATATGTTACTTCAAAAGTGCTTTTGATGGAGAgtcaaaacttcaaattttaaatgGGAACTATCGGATTCCGGAGTTGCCTAAATATAGCTCATCGGTTACAGACCTAATCAGAGACATGCTCCAAGCTTCCCCAAATGACAGACCAGACATCACGCAG GTCTGGTTTCGTGCTAATAACCTGCTACCTGCTGGATCACAGAAGTCATTACCGGATCAGCCACCTGACATGCCCTCTACAGACAAACATGAAG GCACTTCAAACCCTGTGAACAAGTTGTCTCCTATGCCTCGTAGAAGTCCACCCCCACCTCCATCGGTCAAAAGTTCGTCACAAGCAACGTCACATATGTCTAAGCCAGCAGGGGGAGGGGGAGGTGGAGGACCACTGGGTGCCTTCTGGTCTACTCAACATGCCAGTGACACAGTCAATGAGGATACAAACAGAATTAGGTTTGATGAAGAATCAACTTCACGTAGTACGTCAAAACATGATCGGAATAGTCCAAATAACCATTCTACACACAAGAATGCTAATCCTGGGGATGTAAACCAAAGGGGAAACAAGACAGTGACAGATGGTGGTTCATTCAGAGACTTTGAATTATCGTTTTTCCAGAATGAAATGGAAAAAACTGAGAGTGCGAATTTCCAGGACAAAgcttttaacaattttgttgCTGAGTTCGATACCGTCAAAGTCAGTTCTGACGTCACTAACAACAAACCAGGAAAGGAAGTAGCATTAGAGGCTGAGGTGGAGAAGTTGAAGGAGCAACTGAAGCAAGCAAATGTTGAGAAATCTGAAATCACATCCAAATTCGAAAAGCTGTCAGCTATCTGCCGTTCTCAGAGGCAAGAGATACAGGAGCTCAAGCAAGCACTTGCTGCTAGGAGTCCATCGCCAAACAAACTTGAAATGAAAAATCATAATTCACGAGAAGCTCAACCTTCAGCCATGCCTCGG CTACAAAAGGCTGATGTGACTACTCCCAGCCCTGATGCGAAGGCATGGCAGGCTTTCGCAGAAGAATCCCCCAACCAGCAGTCTGTTACGCCTGAGAAGGGTGTCAAATCTATGAGAACTAGAAGCCTCCAGAAAAAGCAGGCTTCTCCAGAAAACACTGGTTTCGAAAGCTGGGGATTTGGAGCCGAGAGTTTCTCAGCTGTGTCTGCTGGAAGCTCCAACAAATCTGGATTAACGGGTGAAAGGAATAGTTCACAACGTACTGGTGGTGGTGAACCCAAAAGCAATGAGGTATCTTCACAACCTGCTGGATGGGCTGGTTTCTAG